CATTGCGGCCACTGCCGGACGAGTTCCACATCGTGAAGCGACGCTACTCCGGTTTCATCGGAACGGATTTCGAGATCGTGCTGTCCGGGCTCAAGGCCTCGACGCTCATCCTCATCGGCGGACTCACCGATGTGTGCGTGCACTACACCTTCGCCGACGCCCACCAGCGTGACTTCTATGTCCGCGTCGTCACCGACTGCGTGGGCGGGTCGTCGCAGTACCGCCATGACGCCGCGCTGGACGCCATGGAGTACCTGCAGACCGGCGCACTGCGAACCTCCGACGAGATCCTCGCCGCCTTCTCAGAACTCGCCACCTCCCGACCCGTCCTCGAAGGAGCCGCCCGATGATCAAGCGCTGGAAGACCATGGCCGCCGTCAGCGCGGCGGCCGCGCTGACACTGACCGCCTGCGGAGGTTCGGATTCGGGAGGCGCAGCGCCCAGTCCGGCGCCGACCGACAAGGTGCTGCACCTGTCGTTCCTGCAGGACCCCGGTCAGCCGCCAGACCCCGACATCTACTACGCCGGCCAAGGCCTGTTGCTGACCACCAACACGTATGAGGGGTTGCTGCAGTACAAGGCGGGCACCGACAAGCCCGAACTCGAACCGCTTTTGGCCACCGAGTGGAAAGCGTCGCCGGACAACAAGGTGTTCGACTTCAAGCTGCGCGAAGGCGTCAAGTTTCACGACGGCACCCCGTTCACCGCGGAGGCCGTCAAGGCGTCCTTCGATCGAAGGCTGGCCGTCAACCAGGGCCCGGCCTACATGGTGAAGGACGTGGAATCGGTTACCCCGCACGGTGATTACGACGTCACCATCACACTGAAGGCACCCAACGCGGCTTTCCTCGACTACCTCGCCTGCGCGTACGGGCCCAGGATGATGAGCCCTCAAGGCCTGCGACAGAACGCGGGCTCCGACCACGCGCAGAGCTATCTGACGAACCACGACCTCGGGACCGGGCCGTACACGCTCACCGCGGCCGAAGTCGGATCCAGGTATGCGATGGCGGCGTTTCCGGAGTACTGGGGAACCAAGCCGTACTTCGAGAAGATCGAGATGCCGGTGATCACCGATGTCTCGGCGCAGCAGCTCCAGTTCAACAACGGGCAGCTCGCCGCGATCCTGCATGACCTGCCCTCATCCGCGGTCCAGTCCTACCTGGACAACCAGGCATTCGCCAACTACTCGCTGCCGACCATGATGTCCAACTACCTGTACGTGAACCCGCACAAAGGCATGATGACCGACGCCAAGAACCGCACCGCGGTGCTGCAGGCAATCAATGTCGATGAGCTCGTCAAGCAGACCTACTTCGGGCGCGGCGACGTCGCACGGCAGATCTATCCGCCCAACATGATGGCCTCGGACTTCGCCAATCAGGCTGTGGCCCACGATCCGTCGGCGCTGGCCGGCATCGCGTCGGGACTCCCCCCGGACCAGAAGGCGATCACGATCGGCTACGACTCGAGCAATCCCGACAATCAACTGGTCAGCAATCTGCTCCAGACGCAGCTCGCCGCGGCGGGATTGACGGCCAAGGTGCAGGCGTACCCGACCTCCGAGATCTACGGCTGGGTCGGTTCCGACGGTCAGTCGGCTCCAGAGATCTTCACCGCCCTGGCCTGGCCCGACGCCCCGTCGCCGTACACCTGGGGCCACATTTCGTGGGATCCGGACGGCGGCCTGAACTATCTGGGCTGTTCGGCACCACCGGTCACCGACGCGCTGGCAAGTGGCCTGCCCACCGGTGAGGCCGCGGTGTTCTCGCGGGCCGGGCTGGAAGCGGTGAAGACCGGCTGCTGGCTGAACATCGCCGACGTCAACGACTTCATGGTGGCCCAGCCCTGGCTCAAGGGCGTCGAACAGGCCCACGTGGTGACAAACCCCAACTCGCTGCGGCTCGCCGCACTGTCGGTGGGCTGATGCCGACGCTGGTCCGCAAGAGCGGAGTCCGCCACATCATCCTGCTCACCCTGGGCTGGGAGGAACTGCCGAAATCGGTTTCGGTCCATGGTGCGCCGGCCACCGAGCGCATGCGTGAACCCGTTCCGGGAGTGCTTCTCCAGACCGACGGGGGATGGGTTTTGCTCGACACCGGGTTCAACACCGCGCTGGTGCGTGACCCCGCGTTGCATCGCCGGTTCTTCCCGACGGTGGAGTACCGCCCGGTGCTGCCGGGACCCGGGGAGCCGATCGAGCAGCGGCTCGCCGAGGTGGGCGTCGACTTCGACGACATCCACACGGTTGCGGTGAGTCATCTGCACCACGACCATGCCGGAGGGCTCAAGCTGTTCGCCGGCAAGGTCCCGGTGCACGCCCAGCGCCGTGAGCTCGACTACGGGCTGTCGAATCATCCTGAGCCGGAACGCAATGCGATCGTCCGGGTCGACTTCGACGATCCGAACATCGACTGGCGGCTGGCTGACGGTGAGGCCACCATCGCGCCCGGCATCACCGCGATCCCCACGTACGGACATACGCCCGGGCATCAGAGCTTCGCCGTGGAGCTCGACGAGTCCGTCGGCGGTGGCGGATTCGTGTTCGCATTCGACGCCGCGGACCTGACGGAGAACATCGAGC
The genomic region above belongs to Mycolicibacterium sp. HK-90 and contains:
- a CDS encoding cysteine hydrolase family protein, which encodes MPKQPLIVGNPVLVVVDIQEGGGMSAQDAGIPVMPGHPERVAVAEKLLAAARAAGIPVVFFQEVHRPSGIDFGRELDGTEGVHCVEGQPGTDLEPTLRPLPDEFHIVKRRYSGFIGTDFEIVLSGLKASTLILIGGLTDVCVHYTFADAHQRDFYVRVVTDCVGGSSQYRHDAALDAMEYLQTGALRTSDEILAAFSELATSRPVLEGAAR
- a CDS encoding N-acyl homoserine lactonase family protein; translated protein: MPTLVRKSGVRHIILLTLGWEELPKSVSVHGAPATERMREPVPGVLLQTDGGWVLLDTGFNTALVRDPALHRRFFPTVEYRPVLPGPGEPIEQRLAEVGVDFDDIHTVAVSHLHHDHAGGLKLFAGKVPVHAQRRELDYGLSNHPEPERNAIVRVDFDDPNIDWRLADGEATIAPGITAIPTYGHTPGHQSFAVELDESVGGGGFVFAFDAADLTENIEHELPIGGFIDVAPEDTVEPIRKLKKLARDKGYQLIPGHDPEVWPGFTEHFHERFGPVHHGLQQECR
- a CDS encoding ABC transporter substrate-binding protein; its protein translation is MIKRWKTMAAVSAAAALTLTACGGSDSGGAAPSPAPTDKVLHLSFLQDPGQPPDPDIYYAGQGLLLTTNTYEGLLQYKAGTDKPELEPLLATEWKASPDNKVFDFKLREGVKFHDGTPFTAEAVKASFDRRLAVNQGPAYMVKDVESVTPHGDYDVTITLKAPNAAFLDYLACAYGPRMMSPQGLRQNAGSDHAQSYLTNHDLGTGPYTLTAAEVGSRYAMAAFPEYWGTKPYFEKIEMPVITDVSAQQLQFNNGQLAAILHDLPSSAVQSYLDNQAFANYSLPTMMSNYLYVNPHKGMMTDAKNRTAVLQAINVDELVKQTYFGRGDVARQIYPPNMMASDFANQAVAHDPSALAGIASGLPPDQKAITIGYDSSNPDNQLVSNLLQTQLAAAGLTAKVQAYPTSEIYGWVGSDGQSAPEIFTALAWPDAPSPYTWGHISWDPDGGLNYLGCSAPPVTDALASGLPTGEAAVFSRAGLEAVKTGCWLNIADVNDFMVAQPWLKGVEQAHVVTNPNSLRLAALSVG